In the genome of Haematobia irritans isolate KBUSLIRL unplaced genomic scaffold, ASM5000362v1 scaffold_114, whole genome shotgun sequence, the window TAACCAAACATCATTGTGACTGGCCGGCAAATAAAGAGAGGCGGAAAAAACCCGAAGTGGAAGAAGAGAGAGAACGCTCTGTTACGAACTTGTTGGTGCGAGCTGCAAAATTAAATATGGTGTTGTGGATAGAGAGTCATAGCAATGTGGACAAATTACTGAGAATGGTGACACTGATAAGATTTGCATTTAAGAAATATATGCCAGATAATGCAGTGCTGAATGATAACCTAGCGCGTGTTGTATTTGTGTTGCAACAATACTACTTTCAAGAGGAATTTTCTGTATTGTCCAAACAAAAAGATGTACCATTCAATAGTAAATATAAAGCTTTGAGCTTATTTATGGAAAATGAAGGTAATGTGCCATTGATTCGAGTGGGTGGTAGGCTAATGAATGCAAACATCCCTTATGACTCAAAACATCAAATTCTGTTGCCTACAGAAAGTGAATTCGTCAAGACTTATGTGCGGCATATCCATCGACATCATTATCATGCCAGTACTCAAACTCTTATGGCATTAATAAGGCAACAATTTTGGATACCCAATGCCCGTAAAATTATACGTACGGTTGTAGGAGCTTGTCTTCATTGTTATAGATACAGACCTAAACTATGTAATCAGATTATGGGTGACTTGCCAGTGGCAAGAGTTTCAATGGCCAGGCCATTCACAGTGAGCGGAGTTGATTTTTGCGGCCCATTTACAACAACTGTGAATCTGAGAGGTTGCCGTACAACAAAAAGTTATGTGGctgtttttatttgcttttgcaCAAAAGCTGTGCACTTAGAAGTCTCGGATTTGACAGCCAAAGCCTTCGTAGCCGCATTGAAGAGATTTGTCGCACGTAGGGGTCTTTGCGCGCAGTTGTTTTGTGACAACGCAACGAATTTTGTGGGTGCACGCCGAGAGATGAAGGAGATGCGACAAAGGTTCTTTGATCAGCAGGTGCAGAATAAAATATCGACGTACTGTGAGACAAAAAGTATTGCCTTCCATCATATACCTCCGAGGTCCCCCCATTTTGGTGGGCTGTGGGAGGCCGCCGTTAAATCGGCCAAATACCATTTAAATCGTGTATTCGGAGAAGCTCTTTTGACGTTTGAGGAATTAGCAACTGTGGTGACAGAAATAGAGGCAATTTTGAACTCACGCCCACTCACAACAATGTCGAATGACCCAAACGATGAAGGTGTGTTGACCCCAGGTCACTTTTTGACGGGAGGACCCATCGCCAGTTTAGCAGAACCGGTTTATGATGCCAAAGACTGGTCACATAGAGATAGATGGCTGCGTGTGACTGCCATTCAGCAGCACTTTTGGAGACGGTGGTCAATGGAATACCTTCACGAACTTCAACAAAAAGTGAAATGGACTAAGAAACAGAATAATTTGGTTACCGACGAGCTGGTTTTAGTTGCTGAAGACAATTTACCACCTAGGCAGTGGCTTATGGGTAGAGTGGTGAACGTCATCAAAGATACCAAGGGCGTAGTGCGAGTTGCGGACGTAAGGACGAAAAATGGTATCATTCGAAGAGCTGTCCACAAATTGGCTCCTGTTCCCAAAGCAAGTGGTTGATGTCTCCCCAGATCCACCAAGGGCGGCGATATGtttgatattaaaataaatggaTTTTAAAGATAACGTGTTTTTAATATGAATTGTAATTGAATCTTCTACGTTGTATTACTTAGTATTGAATGTTTACAATGAAACCCTAACTGCAAGAACACTCAATGTAATGAGAGAGCGAGAATTAAGCATGTGTCTTTAAGTCAGTCGTTCTGCAGTCGTCGACAAGTTGAAGTCATATAGCTGTAGTGACAGCAAGTAGTCTGAGAACATATCGTTACGTAATAAATTTATACGTGAATTCGAatacaatttgttttctttaataatccgtaAAATAACGAgattaacaaacttattttgcccatatctcctaaactaagcgccctagcgcgaaaaggactttaattcatgaccacccccaaaaaaatttaataatcctcccaaaacctaaaaaatttaaatttttatctgaaaaatttattttgcccaagcttcgtatatacgcgtcctagagcgaaaaggactttaattcgtgaccaccccaaaaaatgtattaatccacccaaaacctaaaaaaattgcaatttttatatgaaaaacttattttgcccatatcttcgtatatacgcgtcctagagcgaaaaggactttaattcatgaccaccgccaaaaaattgaaaatcgacccaaatcgtaaaaaatggaatttttattttaaaaatttgtttttcccatatgaaaaatttcttttgcccttaaatatacgtcctagggcgaaaaggactttaatttgtgaccacccccaaaaaattgacaaatccacccaaaacctaaaaaaatttaaattttgatatgaaaaacttattttgcccatatctcctaaactaagcgccctagcgcaaaaaggactttaattcatgaccaccccaaaaaaattgaataatcctctcaaaacctaaaaaaattgaaattttcatctgaaaaacttattttgtcgatatcttcgtatatacgcgtcctagagcgaaaaggactttattcgtgaacctaaaacctaaaaaaaattcaatttttatatgaaaaacttcttttgcccatatcttcgtatatacgcgtcctagagcgaaaacgactttaattcgtaacaccctaaaaaatttaataatccactcaaaacctaaaaattgcaatttttatatgaaaaagttattttgcccatatctccttaaatatgcgtcctagggcgaaaaggattttaattcgtgaccacccccaaaatattgaaaaatccacccaaaacctaaaaaaaatttaatttttatatgaataacttattttgcccatatctcctaaactaagcgtcctagagcaaaaaggactttaattcgtaacaccccaaaaaattgaaaaatccacccaaatcgtaaaaaaatggaatttttattttaaaaatttatttttcccatatgaaaaatttcttttgcccatatctccttaaatatgcgtcctagaggaaaaaggactttaatttgtgaccaccccaaaaaatttaataatccacccaaaaccaaaaaaaaatttaaacttttatatgaaaaa includes:
- the LOC142242417 gene encoding uncharacterized protein LOC142242417 → MRPESSSTKLRVVFDCSAKSSSGMSLNDIMKKGPVVQDDLLSIVLRFRCYKYAITADVCKMYRQMWVTDEDSNYQAVLWQPLEGETIRVYRLKTITYGTTSAPYLATRCLNMLGETCRAEFPLAARAILSDFYMDDLISGSDDESEIFEIYKQLKLAMDSAKLSLKKWYSNSKKFLESLPMSEREKTLRFNESEIIKTLGIIWAPAEDTFRYVWPVFDSKRAVTKRIVLSELAKLFDPLGIINPVIVKGKIFMQDMWILKLNWDESLPINMYNKWIEYREKWKDVEAIAVPRFVLAAKFCRIGMHGFADASKRAYGCCMYIRTVSEDGTITVRLWSAKSRVASLKTQSLPRLELLAAELLSVLVRKTRENFPVEIHGIYLWTDSEIVLDWLNEHPSNWSTFIANRVSAIQEETKMAVWRHVPSKLNPADIISRGAYISELLESIWFTGPQFLTKHHCDWPANKERRKKPEVEEERERSVTNLLVRAAKLNMVLWIESHSNVDKLLRMVTLIRFAFKKYMPDNAVLNDNLARVVFVLQQYYFQEEFSVLSKQKDVPFNSKYKALSLFMENEGNVPLIRVGGRLMNANIPYDSKHQILLPTESEFVKTYVRHIHRHHYHASTQTLMALIRQQFWIPNARKIIRTVVGACLHCYRYRPKLCNQIMGDLPVARVSMARPFTVSGVDFCGPFTTTVNLRGCRTTKSYVAVFICFCTKAVHLEVSDLTAKAFVAALKRFVARRGLCAQLFCDNATNFVGARREMKEMRQRFFDQQVQNKISTYCETKSIAFHHIPPRSPHFGGLWEAAVKSAKYHLNRVFGEALLTFEELATVVTEIEAILNSRPLTTMSNDPNDEGVLTPGHFLTGGPIASLAEPVYDAKDWSHRDRWLRVTAIQQHFWRRWSMEYLHELQQKVKWTKKQNNLVTDELVLVAEDNLPPRQWLMGRVVNVIKDTKGVVRVADVRTKNGIIRRAVHKLAPVPKASG